The following are from one region of the Salvia hispanica cultivar TCC Black 2014 chromosome 1, UniMelb_Shisp_WGS_1.0, whole genome shotgun sequence genome:
- the LOC125200499 gene encoding uncharacterized protein LOC125200499 produces MSTSSIGKTGSADADLRRYRSARLRSASCAGSCAYGTTVDMFDEYLHVGDTTGRECLKKFCKLIVEAFGDTYLRRPTADDCQSLMRMHEMVHGFPGMLGSIDCMHWQ; encoded by the coding sequence ATGAGTACTTCCAGTATCGGGAAGACGGGATCGGCAGACGCGGACTTACGTCGTTACagaagtgcacggttgcgaTCTGCCAGTTGTGCTGGCAGTTGTGCCTACGGCACAACAGTAGATATGTTTGACGAGTACCTTCACGTCGGGGATACAACTGGCCGCGAATGTCTCAAGaaattttgtaagttaatTGTGGAGGCTTTTGGCGACACATATTTGCGACGCCCGACTGCTGATGATTGCCAGAGTCTGATGCGGATGCACGAGATGGTGCACGGCTTTCCTGGGATGCTAGGGAGCATCGACTGTATGCACTGGCAGTAG